A window of Papilio machaon chromosome W, ilPapMach1.1, whole genome shotgun sequence genomic DNA:
aatatgtgaggtttaggtgaatgttttatttaatatgctttgctgttacccttactgatatttagtctagagcccgagaaagaacaaagactactttttaacgcgaaaaaagggttgtaaggggttgaatgtgggggtggtaatttgtatggaaatatcgtcatttttacagtaagaagcttgaaacttctttctaatgctgctaataggggatgaaaatttgtttcgcaatatgtgaggttttaatgaatgttttgtttaatatgttttactattatacttactgatatttagcttagagcctgagaaaggacaaagattaatttttatcgtgaAAGAGGGTTTATAAGAGGGTAAAAgtaggggtggaaatttgtatggacgtatcgtcatttttacagttagaagcttataactttttttaggctgctaatttgatattaataaataggtcatttaaagttttacccttaatgttgcaatataataagggaataggggatgaaaatttgcataagagtaaatgaatattttgtaagttccatttgttttgttgtaattttttataagtttaaataaaatacctcaacaacaacaactaaattcacgcccgtaacccagagggatagGTAGAGACCAAACACCTACATTTGGTGCGGTCGTGGCACACCTATCTCTatgtctacatccatacatcaacgcatagcacgtcggtcaagtaaaataataatccttaaaaaaatgcttaacgaaaacagtattttacgcggacgaagtcgcgggcacagctagtaccaaataaaacatgaaaccAGTGGGAGTCCAGCGCCAGTCTCGCATATTACACCCAACCGATAACATCCTAgctcaaaacttttttttaatataatgtaataatttttttttttttcccaAACATTCAAATAACATCTACGTTAAAAAAGGTAATTTATAGtgttgtgtaaaattaaaaaaaaaaaaacagattaaaagaaaaatctcttttattgtcttattttttaataattgtagtTGCATCAGTAAATTAAGCTATTTAAATACTCGTAGCAAGGAAAAATGTTTGAAGAAGATAAGAGTAACAAAGAGAATCGCGCGCGAACACGGCCTGCCATAAACGTACCGCTTCCGGTGAGAATGTAAGTAACTTGACaacttatttattgattactagctgtgcccgcgacttcgtccgcgtgaaattctgtcttcggatagattttttttaggctaattattttacttaaccgacgtgctatgatttgatgtatggatgtagaagaacatagagagaggtgtgccaggaccgcgccaaatgtctgGTCCTGGGTCTCTACCTACCCTTATGGGTTACTGGCatgaattttgttgttgttgtggtattttacttaatcttataaaaaattacaacaaaacatattcaacttacaaaatattcacataaaatcgtatattcccatacaaacattcatcccctattcccttttgtaatattgcatccttgagggtaaaacttttacaaacttcaaatgtcaatttatttatatcaaattagcagccttgaaaaaaagtttcaaggttctatctgtaaaaataacgataattccatacaaaatttcacccccactttcaaccccttacaacccctttttcgcgttaaaaagtagcctttgtcctttctcaggctctagactaaatattggtaagggttacagcaaagcatattaaacaaaacattcaccaaaaccgaacatattgccaaacaaaatttcatcctctatagttatttaacacccttgggggtaaaaattttacaaaaatttaatttcgtatttatctatatcaaattagcagccttgaaaaaaagtttcaaggttctatctgtaaaaataacgataattccatacaaaatttcacccccactttcaaccccttacaacccctttttcgcgttaaaaagtagcctttgtcctttctcaggctctagactaaatattggtaagggttacagcaaagcatattaaacaaaacattcaccaaaaccgaacatattgccaatcaaaatttcatcccctattgttatttagcaccctggggggtaaaatttttacaaatatttaatttcatatttatttttatctaattagcagccttgaaaataagtttcaaccttctacctgtaaaaatgacgataattccatacaaactttcacccccactttcaaccccttataACCCCTGATAAGTATGTGGAAGAGTAACTGAAACGACGCTTGCTTAGTGCAGACTGCTTTAATGACATCACGTTGACGTAATGGTCGGGCGCAGCCGACCGTTCCTATTTGCGCATAGTTGATGCGCATACATAACATCCCTCCCCTTTTAGAATACATATACATCCCcatcaaaacaaatacattaagACGACAGAAACATTACTGCAATATAAAGTAACCCTAAACTTCTTCGTCGGACAGTACCGGACGTCTAACACCTCTAGTGACCGTCACGTTGGGGTGGTTGGTAGGCGGCGTCGGAGGCGAGCGTGCCTCCTCGTCCTCCCCCCGCGGCGAATCTGCGCACGCGGAGTCTTGCACCGCATGTGGCACTCCAGGCTGCTCCGATGCCACCGACGATGTGGGACTACCCAGGTCTATCTCGTCATAGTCCCATGAGTTTAACATGGCCTCACCTTTGTATAGCCACAATtggtttttatgttttttcattttatttaatgaattgttGTCTTGTACAACATATAACACTTTACCGAGTCTTTTTAGAACTGTTGCTTGATGCCAGGTGGATCTATTATTTCcagtaaactttttatataaaacctgGTCACCCggtgaaaaaaattgtttattattgccGCCGTGAGCTTGAACTTGCGAagactgttttttatttacaaagtgaGCAAGGGGAACGCACGAAGACGACGGTGATATAGGGTTGATCAAATCTAAACGCGTCCTAAGTTTCCGCCCGTAAACCAATTCGGCGGGAGAAAAGCCTGTGGTGGAGTGAACGGAATTTCTATAGTCATACAAAAACTTCAAAAGTCGTAACTTTGACTCCTTTGCAGTACGGCTAGCCAAAAGGCTGCTTTTAATACCCTTTTTAACTATCTTCACCGAACTCTCCGCCTGACCGTTACTCGCGGGATAGTAAGCCGGCGTTGTTAAATGTGTGATCCCATTTCCCGCGCAAAAGTTCAAAAATAGTTGTGAGCAGAAGGATGTACCATTGTCACTGACTATTGTTTTTGGAAGACCAAATCGCGCAATAAAGTCGTGTAAACGTTCGATCACCGCGTTCGAATTCGAATTCGCGTTCATATCGTACACTTCCACCCATTTAGTGTATGCGTCGACGACGACTAGGTAGGTGTGACCATTAAGCGGACCTAAAAAGTCAATATGTACCCTGAAGAAGGGTTGAGGTGGAAACTTCCATGGTGAAATTTTAGTCCGCGGTGGCGATGGCCTCAGTCGGTTGCATATATCACACGACCCTATCAGCCGTTCGATTGCGTCATCGACGCCCGGGAACCAAAACCTGGACCTAGCTTCAGCTTTGGTTTTAACAATGCCCAAATGTGATGTATGTAATTCATCCAAAATTTTCTGACGTAATGAACTTGGAACTACGACTTTATGCCCCCGCATTAAACAACCATTTTCTAAAGATAGTTGATTCCGACATAAGAAATATGGTTTAAAATTTGGATTTGTTTCTTTCTTAGGCCAACCGTTAAGAACGTATTTTAATACGCGATGTAAAATAGTATCGCGCGATGTCTCGTTTGCTAATTCTTTGACCGTAATCGGTAACGAGCCGTcgacaacaaaacaaacatacgcAGCTCTGTCGCACAGCGCCGCGGCGGCGTCTGCGCACAACGCGCGCCCCGCCTCTGCGGCCCCCTCGCCGCTCTCGCTCACGCCTACCAAGCTTGCGCGCGACAGATAATCCGCGCTGTTATCAGCGCTGCGAACGTAttctatgttataattatacgCGCTTAAAAACATTGCGTATCTTTGTAATCTATTCGCAGATACTTCAGGGATACCTTTATGCGGGCCGAATATTGATAATAACGGCTTATGGTCTGTTCTTAAAAGGAAAGGTTCCGCACGACCGTATAAATACTGATGGAACCTGCGGACGCCGAATATTATTGCAGTCGCCTCCTTTTGTATCTGCGAATATCGTTTTTCAGCGGGCGTGAGCGTGCGCGACGCGAAAGAGACCGGCCGCTCGGCGCCGTCTTCACCCACCTGCGATAATATCGCCCCAAGACCGGTGGGGGATGCGTCTaccgttaaaataattttggcgTTTTGATTGAAATGCGCTAACACTAAATCTGacgctatattattttttattgaaacgaACGCATCCGTGTGCTCCTGCGACCATTcccactttttatttttctttaacaaatcATATAAGGGATTAAGAATTCTAGATGCCCCGGGTACAAAATTCCTGTAATAATTGGCCAACCCTAAAAATGACTGCAACTGGCTAACATTAGTCGGTACAGGTGCGTCTACGATTGCCTTTATTTTTTCGGGTGACTTCTTTaacccttttttatttatgacataGCCAAGATAACTAATTTCGTCCTtgaaaaattcgcatttatccTTTTGTAACGTTAACCCAGCCTCCTCGAGCCTTTGCAACACCGAGTTTAAACGTTCCATGTGCTCGTCCCTATTTCTGCCCGTAACCAGTATGTCGTCGAGCAGACATAGCACGCCGTCTAGTCCCGATAATACGGTCTCCATGGCACGCTGGAAGATAGCCGGGGCGGAGGACAGACCGAACACGAGCCGCGTATATTGATACAGTCCCCGGTGTGTATTGATACACGTTAACTTTTGCGACTCCTCGTCGAGGCAAAGCTGATTATACGCACTCGATAAATCTAATTTCGTGAACTGTTCACCGCTATGTAATTTGGAAAACAGTTCGTTCACCGTAGGCAAAGGATACTGGTCGACTActaactgtttatttatactgACAGCGTAGTCGGCACATATCCTCACGGAGCCGTTTCTCTTAAGCACAGGCACGATAGGTGACGCATACTCCGAATGATCTACGGCTTTTAATACACCTAAATCGACCAATCTGTCGATTTCTTCAGTAACTTTCTCCTTTAAAGCGAACGCTAACGGACGGGCTTTGAAAAATACTGGTCTCGActgttcttttaaaattaacttgatCTTATATTTGTTGAATGTACCTAAAGTATCCGAAAACGTTTTTGAAAATCGAGCCTGGAGCTTTTCTATTGAAAGAGGCGAGTCGCAATAGTTAACTGGAGTcaactgtaaattaaatttggaaataaagtCCCTACCGAGGAGCGCCGGGCCCCCGCCACGTACCACATATACGTCTAAGTTACGGGTTTGCCCACAATACAATATGTGCGAATGACTCATGACACCAAGGCAATGAATCGCTTCCCCGGAGTAACCTAGTAATCTTTTCTTTGTTGGCAACAACTGTGTTTTACTGAAATGCCGACTATAGGTATTCACTGAAATAACGGTTACGGCGGACCCGCtgtctatttcaaattttaatttaaccccATTCAACTCGATAAACTCCACCATAGGCTCCCCTCTAAAGGATCGGATATGAAAACACTCACCGTCGTCGTCGTTCTCGTCCGATACGTTCGTCTCCGCTGACGTCACCTGGTTCACTCTTTTGCACATTCGCTTAAGATGACCTTTCCGGTTGCAATTTTTGCAGGTATAGTTCGAGAAACGACAGTCTACCGACTTGTGGTTATAGCCGCATACGGAACACTTCACCTTTTTCAAACCACTTTCACTAGCACTTTGTACAATAGCACTTGAATGACCGATCTTGTACAGCGCGTCTGGAGGCGCAGCGACGACGGCGCTGCTGCTCGACGCGGCGGCTGCGCTGGCGGCGCCCGTGCGCGCACAACGGATGTTTTCCGCCAACTCCACGGCCTTTGACAGAGTCAGGCCGCTCAAGTCCTTGGAGTAGATCTTCTCTTTCTCGATCCCGTGCTGCATGCCCATAATGAAGCGGTCGCGGAGAGCTTCCTCTAGGTTGCTGAACCCGCAGTGTGCCGAGAGCCCCCGCAGTCGAGCCGCCCATTGCGTAAACGACTCGGTGGGCTGCTGTATTGCCGCATAGAAGTTGTGCCGCTCGCCGAAGCCGACGCGCTTCGGTGTGAAGTGGGCGTCCAATAGGTCGAGGATATCCGGGTATGGCACCTCCTGCAGTTCCTTCGGCAGCGCTAAATCCGATGCTAATTTATAGGTACCCTCTGAGAATGCACTTAGCAATATCGCGCGTCGCTTTACTCCCGTCGCATCGGTTAAATGGTTTATATCATTAGCAATAAACCATTGCGTTATGCGACTCTTGTACGTTTTCCACGTCTGTTCACAGTGATCGAAACAAGACAAAATACCAAACTGTCCAAcagacattttgaaaaaaaaaaaatttcacaaCGCGGGTACTTTGGTTTCTCGTCGCCAATGATAAGTATGTGGAAGAGTAACTGAAACGACGCTTGCTTAGTGCAGACTGCTTTAATGACATCACGTTGACGTAATGGTCGGGCGCAGCCGACCGTTCCTATTTGCGCATAGTTGATGCGCATACAtaacaacccctttttcgcgttaaaatgtagcctatgtccatcctcaggctctagactatctgtgtacaaaatttcatttaaatcgctTCAGTaatttttgcgtgaaagcgagacagacagacagagttactttcgcatttacatataatatataatattagtaaggattgaAGTTATTGCAACATTCTTAGTTATCAATAATTACTACTTGATAAGAAAAGTAATTTGTAATTCCTAGAActgttttgcttttttttctattgcgccaaatttttactaatttagttaaaattatattagttttatttattattctgaaTTTCTAATTGtaaatcttacaaataaaataaatgcgaatgtttgaatggataaATAGAACGCCAgtacggttcaacggatctcgatgaaatttggcatggatgtagatcatattctggaagaacacataggctacttattacttttttttttaaattcaacgcggacggagtggctggcgacagctagtattacacatataacttaaaattataatgacaaatataaatttgattgtAGCAATTCTGTTGTTGAATAAGTTAACTAGGATTCGAACCTACGTTGTTCGCatggcatattttttttttatgggcggcgctatgccgccctctcCTTCTCCCCCTGGCGTGTTTTGAGCCAGAGACTTTTATGattctttattataatcattaaaatttttacactaGTTACTTATATCTATTACATGTGTTCTTAGTACtactttaaaaacttaatgctatttaaaataaaataaatgaaattgctttctatttacagtttaaaattttcttaaatttcctaacatataatttaaaatttgcaataaTAGTGCTAAAAACTAATGtcaatatgttaaaatgtaaaataaaatatcacagtAGAGCAATTTTAGTAACtagcttaatttaatttctttttgagGCCGACAGCATTcctattgtgttttatttctatttattatcttatttgcTATTTCCTTACAATattctatgaattttattcTACTCtccttatttcttattaaattgtttatgttttctaaTGATACTTTCTCTTTTGTTGCAGTTTCGAAATCTATTCTCTTGCTACCAAACTCCGGACACTCTACTATGGCATGCAGCACGGATTCGCCCCGTGCCGGATCGCAGATGCACGAGGGGCTCGTCTTACACTTGAACCTGTGTAAGTATTCTGCGAACCCCCCGTGACCTGTTAAAACTTGTACCAGCACGGGGTCCAACTCTAACTTGCGGAGCACTGGGTAGGCGCTGATGGCGTCAGGGAAGAAGACTCTCGTTGTCGAGGCCGTGACTCCCTCTTTGTAGCGCCTGTTCTATTCGTCAAGCGAGTCCAATCGGAGTTGTCGCTTGACGAATGAAACAGGGACTTTGTCATAATAAGGTTTGGTTTTTACTCCGACTGCCGCTTGTTTTGCAAGTTGGTCCGCCCTCTCGTTTCCCTCCACCCCCACGTGCGCTTTTATCCAGTTCAATCTTACTTCCTTCCCCACTTCCACACAGCCTTTCATCATTCTCCTTATTTCCCCTACGAGGGGGTGGAGGGAATCGATACTACGCAAAGACTCTAGGGCGGACCTGGAGTCGGAGTAAATGCCAAACCTCCTTGAGGGGCTCCTAACAACAAATTTCACGGCCTCATATAGGGCATACAGTTCCGCCTGATATTCGGTGCAGAAGTTCCCCAGCTTTAATTTCCGGCAGGAGGTCTCCGCGGCGCCATCCCATATGGATAACGCCGCGCCGACTATGCCGTCAATTTTGCTACCGTCGGTGTAAATTCTTACATCGACGGTAGCTCGCTGGGCAACTTCGTCACCTTCCGTCAGGCAGTCGAACTGCAGCCCTTCCAGGCGGGCGGGGTGCTCGGCCTCTTCGTACTTTGTCGGTGTCTCCAAATCTCGGTCCCGCAGCACTCGCTGGCTGTGGCCCTTCTTTACTTCGTAAAGAAGGGCAGCTTCTTGTACCCGTAGGTCCAGAGGAAGCAGGCCAGCGAGTGCTACGGCAGCGTTTAGAGAGACCGTCCTATAGTCCCTTACGATTTTTTGAGCAAACCCGCGCTGCACCCGGTCTAACAACTTCTGAGTAGTCTTCTTCCGTGCCGCCGGCGCCCACACGCTGGCGGCGTAGAGGACGATGGGCTCCACTACTGCGACGTATATGGTTTTGATGATCTCGGGGTTCAGCCCCCACGATATCCTTGCGGCGGTT
This region includes:
- the LOC123722861 gene encoding uncharacterized protein LOC123722861, with the protein product MRNPLLVELGEMGVRCQAFADDVVLMFSGNSTADIQGAANVALDHVQGWEVRNKLKFAAHETRAMVFTRKLKYDSPRLSMGGGHIELVTSLKILGLTVDDRLTFNKHIQNVAIKVQKLYRQLSTAARISWGLNPEIIKTIYVAVVEPIVLYAASVWAPAARKKTTQKLLDRVQRGFAQKIVRDYRTVSLNAAVALAGLLPLDLRVQEAALLYEVKKGHSQRVLRDRDLETPTKYEEAEHPARLEGLQFDCLTEGDEVAQRATVDVRIYTDGSKIDGIVGAALSIWDGAAETSCRKLKLGNFCTEYQAELYALYEAVKFVVRSPSRRFGIYSDSRSALESLRSIDSLHPLVGEIRRMMKGCVEVGKEVRLNWIKAHVGVEGNERADQLAKQAAVGVKTKPYYDKVPVSFVKRQLRLDSLDE
- the LOC106712904 gene encoding uncharacterized protein K02A2.6-like, with translation MSVGQFGILSCFDHCEQTWKTYKSRITQWFIANDINHLTDATGVKRRAILLSAFSEGTYKLASDLALPKELQEVPYPDILDLLDAHFTPKRVGFGERHNFYAAIQQPTESFTQWAARLRGLSAHCGFSNLEEALRDRFIMGMQHGIEKEKIYSKDLSGLTLSKAVELAENIRCARTGAASAAAASSSSAVVAAPPDALYKIGHSSAIVQSASESGLKKVKCSVCGYNHKSVDCRFSNYTCKNCNRKGHLKRMCKRVNQVTSAETNVSDENDDDGECFHIRSFRGEPMVEFIELNGVKLKFEIDSGSAVTVISVNTYSRHFSKTQLLPTKKRLLGYSGEAIHCLGVMSHSHILYCGQTRNLDVYVVRGGGPALLGRDFISKFNLQLTPVNYCDSPLSIEKLQARFSKTFSDTLGTFNKYKIKLILKEQSRPVFFKARPLAFALKEKVTEEIDRLVDLGVLKAVDHSEYASPIVPVLKRNGSVRICADYAVSINKQLVVDQYPLPTVNELFSKLHSGEQFTKLDLSSAYNQLCLDEESQKLTCINTHRGLYQYTRLVFGLSSAPAIFQRAMETVLSGLDGVLCLLDDILVTGRNRDEHMERLNSVLQRLEEAGLTLQKDKCEFFKDEISYLGYVINKKGLKKSPEKIKAIVDAPVPTNVSQLQSFLGLANYYRNFVPGASRILNPLYDLLKKNKKWEWSQEHTDAFVSIKNNIASDLVLAHFNQNAKIILTVDASPTGLGAILSQVGEDGAERPVSFASRTLTPAEKRYSQIQKEATAIIFGVRRFHQYLYGRAEPFLLRTDHKPLLSIFGPHKGIPEVSANRLQRYAMFLSAYNYNIEYVRSADNSADYLSRASLVGVSESGEGAAEAGRALCADAAAALCDRAAYVCFVVDGSLPITVKELANETSRDTILHRVLKYVLNGWPKKETNPNFKPYFLCRNQLSLENGCLMRGHKVVVPSSLRQKILDELHTSHLGIVKTKAEARSRFWFPGVDDAIERLIGSCDICNRLRPSPPRTKISPWKFPPQPFFRVHIDFLGPLNGHTYLVVVDAYTKWVEVYDMNANSNSNAVIERLHDFIARFGLPKTIVSDNGTSFCSQLFLNFCAGNGITHLTTPAYYPASNGQAESSVKIVKKGIKSSLLASRTAKESKLRLLKFLYDYRNSVHSTTGFSPAELVYGRKLRTRLDLINPISPSSSCVPLAHFVNKKQSSQVQAHGGNNKQFFSPGDQVLYKKFTGNNRSTWHQATVLKRLGKVLYVVQDNNSLNKMKKHKNQLWLYKGEAMLNSWDYDEIDLGSPTSSVASEQPGVPHAVQDSACADSPRGEDEEARSPPTPPTNHPNVTVTRGVRRPVLSDEEV